The following coding sequences are from one Methanobacterium sp. window:
- a CDS encoding permease, with product MADILQEMVNYLTYTLWSLDPNSAIGSAVNFFIYDTIKILILLAVLIFIISFVRTYISPVKVRQVVSGRNEYIGNVLAALLGIITPFCSCSAVPLFIGFVEAGIPLGVTFSFLISSPMVNEIAIILLLGLVGWQITALYIISGLIIAIVAGIIIGRLKLEGEVESYVYEMVEKMEAAGGSANVIVEMTMKERLRNGWEDMLDILRRVTPYVVIAIGIGAIIHGYVPAELLIQYTGPGNPLAVPAAVLIGVPLYSNAAGIIPLVAVFIDKGMAVGTALAFMMAVTALSLPEMIILRKVLKPKLLAIFIGILAVSITFIGYLFNFIIG from the coding sequence ATGGCCGATATTTTACAAGAAATGGTAAACTACCTTACATACACTCTTTGGAGCTTAGACCCAAATTCAGCTATAGGTAGCGCGGTTAATTTCTTTATATATGATACAATAAAGATTTTAATCCTTCTAGCTGTCCTGATATTTATAATATCATTTGTTAGAACCTATATTTCGCCAGTTAAGGTGAGGCAGGTTGTTAGTGGTAGAAATGAGTATATAGGCAATGTTCTGGCCGCTCTTTTAGGTATTATAACTCCTTTTTGTTCTTGTTCTGCAGTACCTTTGTTTATAGGTTTTGTAGAAGCCGGAATCCCTTTGGGAGTTACATTTTCCTTTTTAATATCATCTCCGATGGTAAATGAAATAGCAATCATCTTACTTTTAGGGTTGGTCGGCTGGCAAATAACTGCATTGTACATTATTTCAGGGCTTATAATAGCCATAGTTGCAGGTATAATCATTGGAAGACTAAAACTTGAGGGCGAAGTTGAAAGCTATGTTTACGAAATGGTTGAAAAAATGGAGGCTGCAGGTGGTTCTGCAAATGTAATAGTTGAAATGACTATGAAAGAGCGTTTAAGAAATGGATGGGAAGACATGCTTGACATTTTAAGAAGAGTTACTCCTTATGTAGTTATAGCAATAGGTATAGGTGCAATAATACATGGATATGTTCCAGCTGAATTATTAATACAATATACTGGCCCTGGTAATCCTTTGGCAGTTCCTGCTGCTGTTCTTATTGGAGTGCCTTTATATTCAAATGCTGCAGGAATTATACCTTTGGTTGCAGTATTTATCGACAAAGGTATGGCTGTCGGTACTGCACTAGCATTTATGATGGCTGTAACTGCTTTGTCCTTGCCTGAAATGATAATCCTTAGAAAAGTGTTAAAACCAAAGCTTTTGGCAATATTCATCGGGATACTGGCGGTTTCTATCACATTTATTGGATATTTATTCAATTTCATAATAGGTTAA
- a CDS encoding thioredoxin family protein, whose protein sequence is MKVEVYGTGCANCKALEKSVKKAVKELNMDVEVVKIQDMDKILEAGLISMPGLAVDGEIKSMGRLPSVDEIKKWIQEKV, encoded by the coding sequence ATGAAAGTAGAAGTATATGGAACAGGTTGTGCTAATTGCAAAGCACTTGAAAAAAGTGTTAAAAAAGCAGTTAAAGAGTTAAATATGGATGTTGAAGTTGTTAAAATACAGGATATGGATAAAATATTGGAAGCAGGTTTAATTTCAATGCCTGGTTTGGCTGTTGATGGGGAAATAAAATCTATGGGCAGGCTTCCATCAGTAGATGAGATTAAGAAGTGGATACAAGAGAAGGTATAG
- a CDS encoding (Fe-S)-binding protein, with amino-acid sequence MKMDEIKYDVFEDGALVNSVSIKKILPCIATKGRIRLTMQLDSKLDGDVISILASKYSPGKISLIPRKNILTISDFERIITFYPDGKITMNNTRDQEEAIKIISRIMEKINESYLESQSGGPIGEDMSQKLSKIGPLAIYNCLPKTNCEECGEATCLAFAMKLLSGESTLEQCTPLSEAKNKGCVDSLRDLLGDQLMKTLGWNG; translated from the coding sequence ATGAAAATGGATGAAATTAAGTATGATGTTTTTGAAGATGGTGCACTTGTAAATAGTGTTTCAATTAAAAAGATTTTGCCGTGTATTGCAACTAAAGGTAGAATTAGGCTTACAATGCAGCTTGATTCAAAGCTAGATGGAGATGTTATATCAATCTTAGCTTCTAAGTATTCTCCAGGAAAAATTAGTTTAATTCCACGTAAAAATATCCTTACAATTTCAGATTTTGAAAGGATAATCACATTTTATCCAGATGGTAAAATCACCATGAACAATACAAGAGATCAAGAAGAAGCAATCAAGATAATAAGTAGAATTATGGAGAAAATCAATGAATCTTACTTGGAATCTCAAAGTGGCGGTCCGATAGGTGAAGATATGTCTCAAAAATTATCAAAAATTGGGCCTCTTGCAATTTATAATTGTTTACCAAAGACAAATTGCGAAGAATGTGGGGAAGCAACTTGTTTAGCTTTTGCAATGAAGTTACTTTCAGGAGAATCGACTCTTGAACAGTGTACTCCATTATCTGAAGCCAAAAATAAGGGTTGCGTGGATAGTTTAAGGGATTTACTTGGTGATCAGTTAATGAAAACTCTTGGCTGGAATGGATAG
- a CDS encoding DsrE family protein, translating to MKSVLVIIDKAPYGRENALGGLYIAIAFLDRGFNVDVLLMDDGVYAALNCQNSEESINYPSIGELMYSVFPEGKIFVHADSLIQRGLDDYDLIEITELIEDKSLYDVMQSKSKLVRV from the coding sequence CACCATATGGGCGTGAAAATGCTTTAGGTGGCTTATATATTGCAATAGCATTTTTAGATAGAGGTTTCAATGTTGATGTTCTTTTAATGGATGATGGAGTTTACGCTGCTTTGAATTGCCAAAATTCAGAAGAGTCTATAAATTATCCCAGTATCGGAGAATTGATGTATTCTGTGTTTCCAGAAGGCAAAATATTTGTTCATGCCGATTCTTTAATTCAGCGTGGTTTAGATGATTATGATTTAATTGAAATAACTGAACTTATAGAAGATAAATCACTTTATGATGTAATGCAGTCTAAAAGTAAATTGGTTAGGGTTTAG